The window GCTGCTGCCGATGGGCGGCGCGGTGAGCAACGTGGCAGGCCCCAACTGGGCGCTGATCGGCGATGCCGCCGCCTGCATCAACCCGCTCAACGGTGAGGGCATCGACTACGGCCTCGAAGGCGGCCGGCTGGTCGCGGAGATGCTGGTGGCCGGAGATGACCTGGCCGCCGCGTGGCCGACGCTGCTGACCGAGCATTATGGCGAGGCGTTCTCCATCGCGCGCCGCCTGGCGGGTGTGTTCGTCGTACCCAAGATCCTGACGGCCCTCGGGCCGGTGGGGATGCGCAGCGACTGGCTGATGACGCTGGCGCTGAGGTGGATGGGCAATCTGGTCACCGACGAGGACCGCGATCGCGCGGCTCGGGTGTGGCGGTGGGCCGGGCGTCGTTCGGTGGCGCTCGACGCGCGTCCTCCGTTCAGCTGAGACGGCGGGCCCAACTCAACAGGCAGGGAGGCCCAACTCAACTTGCGGCGAGGGCCCGCTTGGCCTTCTGGGCCGCGCCCACCGGATCGACCAGGTAGTTGAGCCGCCTGGCCAGCGGCGGCCAGCCGAGCAGCAGGCCGAGACCGATCGCGAGGGCGACGGTGACGAGCAGTTGCGCTACCCCGGTCAGGGGCACCTTCTCGGCCCAGCCCCAACCCGCGAGCCAGCGGATCACGAAGCCGTGCAGCAGATAGACCACGATCGTGTACGCCCCCATCGGTGCCAAGAAGGTCCAGCGGCGCGGGATCAGCGCCAGGGCCGACAAGGCGCCGCACAGGCCGATCACGATCAGACAGAACTGCAACACCATCCCGGTCGTGGGGTCGACGTCGAGCATTTCGAAGGAGTCGCGAAAGAACATCCACGACGTGGACCAATAGCGATCGGTGCGCGGCACGATCCACAACGCCAAGAACGCGAAGAAGGCGATCGCGGGGACCCTCGACCATGGGCTGCGCAACCAGCCCATCTCACGCGCGCCCAGATGCAGGCCGATCGTGAAGAACGGCAGGAAGCCGATCGTACGGTTGATGTCGAAGAGTTCGACGCTCCAATGGCCGCCGGTGACACTGGCGGCGATCGCGATCAGGATCATCGCGGGGTGCGAGCGCAGCAGGGGCGTCAGGAGCCGCCACATGATCATCGCGCACAGGTACCACATCGGCCAGCGCGGGTTGAGCCAGATCGAGTCGAACCCGGCGACCTCGTGAGTCACGTGGATCCGCCACATCGCCATCAGCCAGGAGAAGATCACGTACGGCACCACGAACATCGTGACCAGTTGGGTCAGGTGCTTGCGGTCATAGCGGAATCCGCGAGAGAGGTAGCCGCTGACCAGCACGAATGCGGGCATGTGCCAGTAGTAGATGAAGTCGTAGAGCCGGTTGCGCTCCTCCTGTGCGGGCAACAGCACCAGCGAGTGACCGACCACGACGAGCACGACCAACACGGTTTTGGCGTTGTCGAGCCAAGGGTCCCGAGACTTCGTCACCGGGTGACCCTAACGGCGCGTTAGGTTTGGTGTCATGGCGCGTTTCCCGGAGTTCAGAAGAGTTGGGGCCTACGCCATCATCATTCGCGACGACAAGATCCTCCTGAGCCGATTGGCCCGCCGGATCGTGCGTGACGAGTTGTGGACGCTGCCCGGTGGCGGGGTCGACCACGGCGAGGATCCGACTAAGGGTGTCGTACGCGAGGTCGAGGAGGAGACCGGACTGCGAGCACACATCGATCCGCGTGCTCGCGTCTATTCGGGTCACTATCCCGCGATGCGCCGCGATGGCAAGAAGTGGGACTACCAGGCACTGCGGATCGTGTACGAGGGCTGGGTCGCTCCGGACTCGCCCGAGCCTCGGGTCGTCGAGGTCGATGGCTCGACGGTCGAGGCACGCTGGGTGCCGATCGACGACCTGCTCGCGGAGAAGGTCACTCTGGTGCCGTGGGTGGCTGAGGTGTTGGCCGACTACGAGCCTGCGCGCAGGCAGCGGATCGCTGCGTACGCCCGGATCGTGCGCGACGACTCGATTCTGCTGACGCGACTGTCCGAGCGCGGAGTCTTCCCCGGCTCGTGGACGCTGCCAGGGGGAGGGGTCGATCACGGTGAGCCGCCCGCCGTCTCGCTGGCGCGCGAGATCGGCGA of the Nocardioides sp. genome contains:
- a CDS encoding acyltransferase family protein, whose product is MTKSRDPWLDNAKTVLVVLVVVGHSLVLLPAQEERNRLYDFIYYWHMPAFVLVSGYLSRGFRYDRKHLTQLVTMFVVPYVIFSWLMAMWRIHVTHEVAGFDSIWLNPRWPMWYLCAMIMWRLLTPLLRSHPAMILIAIAASVTGGHWSVELFDINRTIGFLPFFTIGLHLGAREMGWLRSPWSRVPAIAFFAFLALWIVPRTDRYWSTSWMFFRDSFEMLDVDPTTGMVLQFCLIVIGLCGALSALALIPRRWTFLAPMGAYTIVVYLLHGFVIRWLAGWGWAEKVPLTGVAQLLVTVALAIGLGLLLGWPPLARRLNYLVDPVGAAQKAKRALAAS
- a CDS encoding NUDIX domain-containing protein — protein: MARFPEFRRVGAYAIIIRDDKILLSRLARRIVRDELWTLPGGGVDHGEDPTKGVVREVEEETGLRAHIDPRARVYSGHYPAMRRDGKKWDYQALRIVYEGWVAPDSPEPRVVEVDGSTVEARWVPIDDLLAEKVTLVPWVAEVLADYEPARRQRIAAYARIVRDDSILLTRLSERGVFPGSWTLPGGGVDHGEPPAVSLAREIGEECGVTAVVGRLLDVHDAQYRANAPTGRFEDFHGIHLLFEASVPPEAEPCVVEQHGTTDAVAWLPIAEVRDGRVEALDVVRHALELEV